In Actinomadura citrea, a single window of DNA contains:
- a CDS encoding sensor histidine kinase, producing MRVRGWWSGAWPTRRSRAFDIAIALSFAVGDGVFLWFADQKFWLPPPVVSACSVVLGLALIVRRSHPVGLTVFAVVFGTVTGAGAFSTLIVLYSLAAYTASRRTVVIIAVTGYVASLVFPAPTAATESFLAQSIFGIAFVGVPVLLGLYMGARKQLLASLQERAARLEREQHLLAERARGEERTRIAREMHDVVANRVSVMVVHAGALKAIAVRDPARAAETASVIGDMGRQALEELRHVVGVLRQGEEALPQQVVTLAHLRELVGQSGAAGLRVDLTIRGEERPMPAAVGRTVYRLVQEALTNVHKHAGAADTRVELGLLPEAVEVEIANEPPTAAPEHRLPSGGNGLVGLRERVTALGGSFDAGPRGGGYAVRARLPLPAS from the coding sequence ATGCGAGTACGGGGATGGTGGTCGGGGGCATGGCCCACCCGGCGTTCCCGTGCCTTCGACATCGCGATCGCCCTGTCCTTCGCGGTGGGCGACGGCGTGTTCCTGTGGTTCGCGGACCAGAAGTTCTGGCTGCCGCCCCCCGTCGTGTCCGCCTGCAGCGTCGTGCTCGGCCTGGCCCTGATCGTGCGGCGCTCCCACCCGGTGGGGCTGACCGTGTTCGCGGTGGTGTTCGGCACCGTCACGGGCGCCGGAGCGTTCAGCACCCTCATCGTCCTGTACTCGCTCGCCGCCTACACGGCGTCCCGCCGCACGGTGGTGATCATCGCGGTCACCGGCTACGTCGCCAGCCTGGTCTTCCCGGCCCCGACCGCGGCGACGGAGTCCTTCCTCGCGCAGTCGATCTTCGGGATCGCGTTCGTCGGGGTCCCCGTCCTGCTGGGCCTCTACATGGGCGCGCGCAAGCAGCTCCTGGCCTCGCTCCAGGAACGCGCGGCGAGACTCGAACGCGAGCAGCATCTGCTCGCGGAGCGCGCGCGGGGGGAGGAACGCACCCGCATCGCGCGGGAGATGCACGACGTCGTCGCCAACCGCGTCAGCGTGATGGTCGTCCACGCCGGCGCGCTGAAGGCGATCGCCGTCCGAGACCCGGCGCGGGCCGCCGAGACCGCCTCGGTCATCGGCGACATGGGGCGGCAGGCGCTGGAGGAGCTCCGCCATGTCGTCGGGGTGCTCCGGCAGGGGGAGGAGGCCCTCCCGCAGCAGGTGGTGACGCTGGCCCACCTCCGCGAGCTGGTCGGCCAGTCCGGTGCCGCGGGCCTGCGCGTCGACCTGACGATCCGCGGCGAGGAGCGCCCCATGCCCGCCGCCGTCGGCCGGACGGTCTACCGGCTCGTGCAGGAGGCCCTCACCAACGTCCACAAGCACGCCGGCGCCGCCGACACCCGCGTGGAGCTCGGCCTCCTCCCGGAGGCGGTCGAAGTGGAGATCGCCAACGAACCGCCCACCGCCGCGCCCGAGCACCGGCTGCCCTCCGGCGGGAACGGCCTGGTCGGGCTGCGCGAGCGCGTCACCGCCCTCGGCGGCAGCTTCGACGCGGGCCCCCGGGGCGGGGGCTACGCCGTCCGGGCCCGGCTCCCGCTGCCCGCCTCCTGA
- the uvrB gene encoding excinuclease ABC subunit UvrB, with protein MRPVTDLRRRVAPFEVVTEMTPSGDQPQAIAELAARVSAGEKDAVLLGATGTGKTATIAWLVEKLQRPVLVMQPNKTLAAQFANELREMLPNNAVEYFVSYYDYYQPEAYIPQTDTYIEKDSSINDEVDRLRHSATNSLLTRRDTVVVASVSCIYGLGTPQEYVDRMVRLHVGQEIDRDDLLRQLVGMQYTRNDLAFTRGTFRVRGDTVEIIPQYEELAVRIEMFGDEIEKLATLHPLTGELITEDEELYVFPASHYVAGPERMERAIGQIEAELEETLAVMDRQGKMLEAQRLRMRTTYDIEMMRQVGTCSGIENYSRHIDGRGPGTAPNTLLDYFPEDFLLVVDESHQTVPQIGAMYEGDASRKRMLVEHGFRLPSAMDNRPLKWEEFLERIGQTVYLSATPGPYEMNRVKGDVVEQVIRPTGLIDPEIVVKPTKGQIDDLIHEIRERTERDERVLVTTLTKKMSEDLTDYLLELGIQVRYLHSEVDTLRRIELLRELRAGDFDVLVGINLLREGLDLPEVSLVAILDADKEGFLRSETSLIQTIGRAARNVSGQVHMYADTVTPSMERAIDETSRRRAKQRAYNEERGIEPRALRKRIADILDSLAREDADTETLIGGGGRQQSRGKAPVPGLASRTREVGRHAADLVGERPREELEGLIEQMTDQMHQAATDLQFELAARLRDEIKELKRELRDMKEAGVK; from the coding sequence ATGCGCCCAGTCACGGACCTGCGGCGCCGCGTGGCGCCGTTCGAGGTCGTCACCGAGATGACGCCGTCGGGCGACCAGCCGCAGGCGATCGCCGAGCTCGCCGCCCGTGTCTCGGCCGGCGAGAAGGACGCCGTGCTGCTCGGCGCGACCGGCACCGGCAAGACCGCCACGATCGCATGGCTGGTGGAGAAGCTGCAGCGGCCCGTCCTCGTCATGCAGCCGAACAAGACCCTCGCCGCCCAGTTCGCCAACGAGCTGCGCGAGATGCTGCCGAACAACGCCGTCGAGTACTTCGTGTCGTACTACGACTACTACCAGCCCGAGGCGTACATCCCGCAGACCGACACCTACATCGAGAAGGACTCCTCGATCAACGACGAGGTCGACCGGCTGCGGCACTCGGCGACCAACTCGCTGCTCACCCGCCGCGACACCGTCGTCGTCGCGTCCGTGTCCTGCATCTACGGCCTCGGCACCCCGCAGGAGTACGTCGACCGGATGGTCCGGCTGCACGTCGGCCAGGAGATCGACCGCGACGATCTGCTCCGGCAGCTCGTCGGCATGCAGTACACCCGCAACGACCTCGCCTTCACCCGCGGCACCTTCCGCGTCCGCGGCGACACCGTCGAGATCATCCCGCAGTACGAGGAGCTCGCCGTCCGGATCGAGATGTTCGGCGACGAGATCGAGAAGCTCGCCACCCTGCACCCGCTCACCGGCGAGCTGATCACCGAGGACGAGGAGCTGTACGTCTTCCCCGCCTCCCACTACGTCGCCGGCCCCGAGCGCATGGAGCGGGCCATCGGCCAGATCGAGGCCGAGCTGGAGGAGACCCTCGCCGTGATGGACCGGCAGGGCAAGATGCTGGAGGCGCAGCGCCTGCGCATGCGCACCACCTACGACATCGAGATGATGCGGCAGGTCGGCACCTGCTCCGGCATCGAGAACTACTCCCGGCACATCGACGGCCGCGGCCCCGGCACCGCCCCCAACACCCTCCTGGACTACTTCCCCGAGGACTTCCTCCTCGTCGTCGACGAGTCCCACCAGACGGTCCCGCAGATCGGCGCCATGTACGAGGGCGACGCGTCCCGCAAGCGGATGCTGGTCGAGCACGGGTTCCGGCTGCCGTCCGCCATGGACAACCGCCCGCTGAAGTGGGAGGAGTTCCTCGAACGGATCGGCCAGACCGTCTACCTGTCGGCGACGCCCGGCCCCTACGAGATGAACCGCGTCAAGGGCGACGTCGTCGAGCAGGTCATCCGCCCCACCGGCCTGATCGACCCGGAGATCGTCGTCAAGCCGACCAAGGGCCAGATCGACGACCTCATCCACGAGATCCGCGAGCGCACCGAGCGCGACGAGCGCGTCCTCGTCACCACCCTCACCAAGAAGATGTCCGAGGACCTCACCGACTACCTCCTCGAACTCGGCATCCAGGTCCGCTACCTGCACAGCGAGGTCGACACCCTGCGCCGCATCGAGCTGCTGCGCGAGCTGCGCGCCGGCGATTTCGACGTCCTCGTCGGCATCAACCTGCTCCGCGAGGGCCTCGACCTGCCCGAGGTCTCCCTCGTGGCGATCCTGGACGCCGACAAGGAGGGCTTCCTGCGCTCCGAGACGTCCCTCATCCAGACGATCGGCCGCGCGGCCCGCAACGTGTCGGGCCAGGTCCACATGTACGCCGACACCGTCACCCCGTCCATGGAGCGGGCGATCGACGAGACCAGCCGGCGCCGCGCCAAGCAGCGCGCCTACAACGAGGAGCGCGGCATCGAGCCGCGGGCGCTGCGCAAGCGCATCGCCGACATCCTCGACTCCCTCGCCCGCGAGGACGCCGACACCGAGACCCTGATCGGCGGCGGGGGCCGCCAGCAGAGCCGCGGCAAGGCGCCCGTCCCCGGCCTCGCCTCCCGCACCCGGGAGGTCGGGCGGCACGCCGCCGACCTGGTCGGCGAGCGCCCCCGCGAGGAGCTGGAGGGCCTCATCGAGCAGATGACCGACCAGATGCACCAGGCCGCCACCGACCTGCAGTTCGAACTCGCCGCCCGCCTCCGCGACGAGATCAAGGAACTCAAGCGCGAACTCCGCGACATGAAGGAGGCCGGCGTCAAGTAA